The Elusimicrobiota bacterium genome includes the window CAAATAGTTCGGGTTTTACAAATACGGTTATTGACCAAACTGAGTTGACAAGTTCAGACTATATAGTAACAACAACTCTTAGTAACGGTACCTACTACTGGCGTGTTCGCGCAAAAGATGGTGTTGGGAATTATAGTAGTTGGACAAGTGCTTTTATTTTAATAGTATCAGTAAGTGGTAGCATTCCTGGCGCGCCAAGTAATCTTCAAACAAGTGTAATATCATCAAGCCAAATAGATCTTACATGGACAGATAATTCGTCTAACGAAACAGGGTTCCGTATTGAACGGAAAACTGATACAAGTGGAACTTACAGCGAGATTGCTACGGTAACAGCAAATGCTGCAAGTTATAGTAGTACTGGTTTATCCGCGAGTACACAGTATTATTACAGGGTACGAGCTTATAATAATTCGGGAAATTCGTCATATTCAGCAGAAGCTAATGCAACAACTCAATCTTCTGGCGGGACTGCTACCGAAGGTATGGTACTTGTTCCCGCGGGAAGTTTTACGATGGGAACTGGAAATGGAACAGTATATCTTGATGCTTATTATATCGACAAATACGAAGTTACAAACGGGCAATTCAAGAAGTTTATGGATGCGGGTGGGTATAGTAATTCGTCTTATTGGACTTCTGAAGGTTGGGTATGGAAAACAAGTAATACTATTACTAGGCCATTATTATGGACAGATTCAAATACTGGATTTTCTGCCTCTAGTGGCACAATATTGCCCGTGATGGTTACATGGTATGAAGCATATGCATATACGAAATGGGCAGGGAAACGGTTACCAACCGAAGCTGAGTGGGAAAAAGCGGCAAGAGGTACAGATAAAAGAACTTACCCTTGGGGAAACACATGGCATGACAATTATTGTAATTGGTTTGATCAGTCTTACTATGGAGTTGGATACCTGGATGGATATGATGTATTTCATACTGCACCGGTTGGAAACTATGAGAATGGGAAAAGTCCATACGGATGCTATGACATGGCTGGAAATGTGTTTGAATGGTGTAACGATTGGTATGATCCTAAATTGACAGTGTATGGGAAGGTAATACGTGGAGGCTCATTTCTGTTTCCTTCCACATATTGTATGACAACAACACGTTCGCCTTCACATCTTGAGGCGGTGTGCAACGGATTCCGTTGTGCAAAATAATTCACAAATTTATTCAAAAAGAGGATGGAAAGTTAAATGAAATTCAAGGATAACGTGGAATTGACAAAGTATCTAGAAAAGAATTTTGATAAGTTGAGAGAAATGACTTACAAAAAATACGGAGGTCCTAGCGTCTATTTTCATATTCAAAGCATGAAAATGTTAAGAAAATGCAAGACTTCAGGGCAATACCTTAAACTCCTTAAGAACGAACACTTTGTAGAGTTGGTCTATGCGTCTGTAGCTTCATGGGGAATGCAAAGAATGGGTGGGCTTGGAATGGTGGATTTCGAAGATTTTAAAGAAGAGATTTTGAAAAACAAGGTTAATCTTGTTAAATTATCGACATCTCGATTAAGTAAAATCAGTGAAGTCGAAAAAGATATATTGGGTGATATTTTCGATAGAATGGAAATAATGAAATCTGATAGCCGACTTGTTTCTAATTCCAAATTACTGCACCATTTATTACCAGAATTGGTTCCTCCAATGGATCGGGCGCACGTGTTGAAGTATTTTCATAAACATCTCTCAACTAAAAACATCAAAAAAGAACGTTTAATATTTTTTGATATTATCGATAAATATAGAGAATTATTAATTGATTTGAAAGTCAAACCGAAAAATAAATATGATTTTGATACAAGTGAAATTAAAATGGTTGACAATGCCTTGATGGGAATACCTAAAGATAAGTTAACCCCAAAAAAGAAGAAATCTTAGAAATACCTTGAAATTTATAGCATGTGTTTTCTTGTTAATAACTAGTGTTTTATCAACGCTACATGCGCAAAGTTTGTCTTTGGGGTTGAGATATCCCGGTTTGGCTCTAAAAGTTGGGTTATCCGATTCACTCGCAGTAGAATTGTGTTATTTGTCAAATCAGAATCTATCAAGCACGGGGTTTCGTGGACTCTTATATCCTAACCCTAAATCACAATTACGTACTTTTATTGGTGGGGAATATAATTTGCTAAATGCAAAAACGGATAAGTCAGAAAGTGCAGGTAATTATATGGGCGGTTTTATTGGGGCAGAACTATTCATAACTCCAAGTCTGAGTTTTACCGCTGACATTGGATATGGAACAATTAGTCTTACAGATACGGTTACAAGTGTTATACAAGAAGAGTCCTATCCGATTGTCAATGCTGGGATCAACTACTATTTAGTAAATTCGAAAACAAACAAACAGAAATTAAATGAAAGAAAGGATAAATAGAAATGCAAGAATCTAATCATGTGGAATACAAAGTTACCAAACATAAACTTTTAACAGGTATCACAGGTTCTAAACTAGCTCCTGAGTTTCAAGCAGAAATTAATGTTGAACTTAGAGACGAATGGGAAATAATACATACAATTCCTATACGTGGTAGTACTGGTTTTACGGAAGTTGTCTGTATATGGCAAAAGGAGAAGAAATGATTTCATCAAGTGAAAGAGATAAAATTTATCAAGAAGAATTGGCAAAAGCAAAACAGCAAATAGAAAAAACAAACGAGCCGTTTTGGCGTTGGAACAATATGATAATGTGGAGTT containing:
- a CDS encoding SUMF1/EgtB/PvdO family nonheme iron enzyme; translation: MKRLLFWSIVLSLLAYMSISAYSGGLKFGITDALKDSAEKLDQKVDEYNVALQNNNGGNSTIPSSPGNLLATTISSTQINLTWTDNSSNETGFRIERKTGTTGTYSQIVIVKANIKAYNNTGLYTGTKYYYRIRAYNNIGNSAYSAESFTTTSGTPDTTPPTIPTLLSPNNGGTSITATPVFDWSDVSDASGTTYGLQLSNSSGFTNTVIDQTELTSSDYIVTTTLSNGTYYWRVRAKDGVGNYSSWTSAFILIVSVSGSIPGAPSNLQTSVISSSQIDLTWTDNSSNETGFRIERKTDTSGTYSEIATVTANAASYSSTGLSASTQYYYRVRAYNNSGNSSYSAEANATTQSSGGTATEGMVLVPAGSFTMGTGNGTVYLDAYYIDKYEVTNGQFKKFMDAGGYSNSSYWTSEGWVWKTSNTITRPLLWTDSNTGFSASSGTILPVMVTWYEAYAYTKWAGKRLPTEAEWEKAARGTDKRTYPWGNTWHDNYCNWFDQSYYGVGYLDGYDVFHTAPVGNYENGKSPYGCYDMAGNVFEWCNDWYDPKLTVYGKVIRGGSFLFPSTYCMTTTRSPSHLEAVCNGFRCAK